Proteins found in one Pontibacter sp. SGAir0037 genomic segment:
- a CDS encoding DNA topoisomerase IV subunit B produces MAELEHNYNEDSIRSLEPREHIRLRPGMYIGKLGDGSSADDGIYILVKEVIDNSIDEHVMGFGKTIDIKISDHKVQVRDYGRGIPLGKVIDCVSKINTGGKYDSKAFQKSVGLNGVGTKAVNALSSHFRIQSVRDGQMKAAEFERGVLVQDLELQETSQRNGTLTIFTPDDTIFKNFQFNLEYLENQIWNYVYLNAGLTINFNGKKYYSENGLLDLLRNKADEESMRYPIIHLRGQDIELALTHGNDYGEEYYSFVNGQYTTMGGTHLAAFREAVVKTVREHYKKDYDAADIRASIIGAVSLRVQEPVFESQTKTKLGSIDMGPDGPAVRAYINDFVKEHLDNYLHKNPATAEALKKRIEQSERERKDMAGVKKLANQRAKKANLHNRKLRDCRLHFNEDKHENSLLSTLFITEGDSASGSITKSRNVDTEAVFSLRGKPLNCFGLKKKVVYENEEFNLLQHALNIEEGLEGLRYNRVVIATDADVDGMHIRLLLLTFFLQFFPDLVRNGHVYILETPLFRVRNKKETIYCYNETEKQEAINKLGKKPEITRFKGLGEISPDEFGKFIGDNIKLKPVILHKDTTIQKILSYYMGKNTPERQQFIIENLKIEKDIVEEVYA; encoded by the coding sequence ATGGCAGAGTTAGAGCATAATTACAACGAAGACAGTATCCGTTCGCTGGAGCCGCGCGAGCACATCAGGCTGCGCCCCGGTATGTACATCGGCAAGCTGGGAGATGGTTCTTCGGCCGATGACGGTATTTACATTTTGGTGAAAGAGGTAATCGACAACTCCATCGACGAGCACGTGATGGGATTCGGTAAAACCATTGACATTAAGATATCAGACCATAAGGTACAGGTGCGCGACTATGGCCGTGGCATTCCACTGGGCAAGGTAATCGACTGCGTGAGCAAAATCAATACTGGTGGTAAGTACGACAGCAAAGCCTTTCAGAAATCAGTAGGTCTGAATGGTGTGGGTACCAAGGCTGTGAATGCTCTGTCGAGCCATTTCCGCATACAGTCGGTGCGCGACGGCCAAATGAAGGCAGCCGAGTTTGAGCGTGGCGTATTGGTGCAGGACCTGGAATTGCAGGAAACAAGCCAACGTAACGGTACGCTGACAATCTTTACGCCGGACGATACCATTTTCAAGAATTTCCAGTTTAACCTGGAGTACCTGGAGAACCAGATATGGAACTATGTATACCTGAACGCTGGCCTTACCATTAACTTTAATGGTAAGAAGTACTACTCAGAGAATGGGCTGCTGGACCTGCTGCGTAACAAGGCCGATGAAGAAAGCATGCGCTACCCGATCATCCACCTGAGGGGGCAGGATATTGAACTGGCGCTAACGCATGGCAACGACTATGGCGAAGAGTACTATTCTTTTGTAAACGGGCAGTATACCACTATGGGTGGTACCCACCTGGCTGCTTTTAGAGAAGCGGTGGTGAAAACCGTGCGTGAGCATTATAAAAAAGATTACGACGCAGCTGATATACGTGCCTCTATTATAGGTGCGGTTTCGCTGCGTGTGCAGGAGCCTGTATTTGAGTCGCAGACCAAAACTAAGTTGGGTTCTATTGATATGGGACCTGACGGACCGGCTGTACGTGCCTATATCAACGACTTTGTAAAAGAGCACCTCGACAACTACCTGCACAAGAACCCAGCTACGGCCGAGGCGCTGAAGAAGCGTATTGAGCAGAGCGAGCGGGAGCGTAAGGATATGGCCGGCGTGAAAAAGCTGGCGAACCAGCGGGCCAAAAAAGCTAATCTGCACAACCGAAAGCTGCGTGACTGCCGCCTGCACTTTAACGAGGATAAGCATGAGAACTCTTTGCTTTCCACGCTCTTTATCACAGAGGGTGACTCTGCCAGTGGTTCTATTACCAAATCACGCAATGTAGATACAGAAGCAGTATTCAGCTTGCGCGGTAAGCCGCTGAACTGTTTTGGCCTGAAGAAGAAGGTAGTGTACGAAAATGAGGAATTTAACCTGCTGCAGCACGCCCTGAACATTGAAGAAGGCCTTGAAGGCCTGCGCTACAACCGCGTAGTGATTGCAACCGATGCCGACGTGGACGGAATGCACATCCGCCTGCTGTTGCTGACGTTCTTCCTGCAATTCTTCCCGGACCTGGTGCGCAACGGCCACGTGTACATTCTGGAGACACCGCTTTTCCGTGTGCGCAACAAGAAGGAAACCATCTATTGCTACAACGAAACGGAAAAGCAGGAGGCCATCAACAAGCTGGGCAAGAAGCCGGAGATTACCCGGTTTAAAGGTCTGGGCGAAATTTCGCCGGACGAGTTCGGCAAGTTTATAGGCGATAACATTAAACTGAAGCCGGTTATCCTGCACAAGGATACCACGATACAGAAGATTTTGAGCTACTACATGGGCAAAAATACACCGGAGCGCCAGCAGTTCATTATAGAGAATTTGAAGATTGAAAAAGACATAGTAGAGGAAGTATATGCATAA
- a CDS encoding beta-phosphoglucomutase family hydrolase, translating into MSNLNNLILEKNIKALIFDMDGVITRTSALHAEAWKKMCDAFLRQRGEQDGTQYEPFDYIEDYRKYVDGVPRQEAVRAFFESRGIELPTGTKHDTTEENTIESLGDLKNFYFQELLKQNGVVVFDDAINWAKEQKEKGMHTAIVSASKNCPEILKRSGLERLFEVRVDGLVSNELKLKGKPEPDIFIEAAKRLNVKPEETAIFEDAWAGIAAAKAGGFALVVGVDRGSNSELLEQHGADLVINNFPN; encoded by the coding sequence ATGAGCAACCTGAATAATCTCATCCTTGAGAAAAACATTAAGGCCCTTATCTTCGACATGGATGGTGTAATTACCAGAACTTCAGCGCTGCATGCCGAAGCCTGGAAAAAGATGTGTGATGCTTTTCTTAGACAACGTGGTGAGCAGGATGGGACACAATACGAACCATTCGATTATATAGAAGATTATCGCAAATATGTGGATGGTGTGCCAAGACAGGAAGCCGTTCGCGCTTTTTTTGAATCAAGAGGTATAGAGTTGCCAACCGGTACCAAACACGATACTACCGAAGAAAATACCATAGAAAGTCTGGGCGACCTGAAAAACTTTTATTTCCAGGAACTGCTGAAACAGAATGGCGTGGTGGTGTTTGACGACGCCATTAACTGGGCAAAAGAGCAAAAAGAAAAAGGCATGCACACGGCCATTGTTTCTGCCAGTAAAAACTGCCCGGAAATTTTAAAACGCTCCGGCCTGGAGAGGTTATTCGAGGTACGTGTAGACGGGCTGGTGTCGAATGAGCTAAAACTGAAAGGCAAACCAGAACCGGACATCTTTATAGAAGCAGCCAAACGCCTGAATGTCAAACCGGAAGAAACCGCCATTTTCGAAGATGCCTGGGCTGGAATAGCTGCTGCAAAAGCCGGCGGTTTTGCCTTGGTAGTAGGCGTTGACCGTGGCTCTAACAGTGAACTGCTCGAGCAGCATGGGGCCGACCTGGTGATAAACAATTTCCCAAATTAA
- a CDS encoding DUF2243 domain-containing protein, whose translation METKQNLKQSFQAALLIGIGIMAAVDEIIFHQVLGWHHFYDKATPEIGLLTDGILHAAELVAIVAGFFMLSDVRRRQALVPLRAWAGFFVGAGGFQLFDGLIDHKVLRLHQIRYQVDILPYDIAWNVSALVLLIIGGLLWSRSRSAVHPVAD comes from the coding sequence ATGGAAACAAAGCAAAACCTTAAACAGTCTTTTCAGGCTGCTTTATTAATTGGTATAGGCATTATGGCCGCTGTCGATGAGATTATCTTTCATCAGGTATTGGGCTGGCATCATTTCTACGATAAAGCAACCCCGGAAATTGGGTTATTAACAGATGGCATTTTACATGCGGCAGAACTGGTGGCTATAGTGGCAGGCTTTTTTATGTTGTCGGATGTAAGGCGAAGGCAGGCATTGGTGCCTTTGCGGGCATGGGCAGGCTTTTTTGTAGGTGCAGGTGGTTTCCAGTTATTCGATGGCCTAATCGATCATAAGGTCCTGAGACTTCACCAGATCCGCTACCAGGTAGACATCCTGCCTTACGACATTGCCTGGAATGTTTCGGCCCTCGTACTGCTGATAATCGGCGGCTTGTTGTGGAGCCGTTCCAGAAGTGCTGTTCATCCCGTGGCGGACTAA
- a CDS encoding cytochrome c oxidase assembly protein — MHQHYTQSGSLSWLLPLLLGGLLLALYCWGLSRQYNLGKGWNIRRTVYFTIGCLLMVFALLPPVMQWAHQDFRVHMVQHLLLGMLAPLGLVLGAPVSLALRTVPASAARTLAYILGSKLFHLAGHPVTTLFLNIGGMYVLYLTPLYKATLTNPVLHYLVHLHFLAAGYLFTWSVAGPDPAPRRPGLQVRLVVLFTGIAAHAFLSKFMYAYLYPLYTPHSAAQIRSGAKIMYYGGDLAELLLAVALFATWYRRQSVPRQILS, encoded by the coding sequence ATGCACCAGCATTACACCCAATCCGGCAGCCTTTCGTGGTTACTCCCGCTTTTGCTGGGAGGGCTGTTGCTGGCGCTGTACTGCTGGGGCCTGAGCAGGCAATATAATCTCGGTAAAGGCTGGAATATCCGGCGAACCGTTTATTTTACCATTGGTTGCCTGTTAATGGTGTTTGCCTTACTGCCTCCTGTCATGCAATGGGCGCATCAGGATTTTAGAGTGCATATGGTGCAGCACCTTTTGCTGGGCATGCTGGCACCACTGGGGCTGGTATTAGGAGCGCCTGTTAGCCTGGCGTTAAGAACTGTTCCGGCCAGTGCGGCACGTACACTTGCTTATATTTTAGGCAGTAAGTTGTTTCACCTGGCAGGCCATCCGGTTACAACATTGTTCCTGAATATAGGCGGGATGTACGTCCTTTACCTGACGCCGCTTTATAAGGCAACCCTGACAAACCCTGTGCTGCACTACCTGGTGCACCTGCACTTTCTGGCAGCAGGCTACCTCTTTACCTGGTCGGTTGCCGGACCTGATCCGGCGCCAAGGCGGCCAGGACTACAGGTAAGGCTGGTGGTATTATTTACAGGCATTGCAGCGCATGCTTTCCTGAGCAAATTTATGTACGCTTATTTGTACCCGCTCTACACGCCACACAGTGCAGCGCAAATCCGAAGTGGTGCTAAAATAATGTACTATGGGGGCGACCTGGCAGAGCTGTTGCTGGCGGTAGCGCTTTTTGCCACCTGGTACCGCAGGCAGTCTGTGCCAAGGCAAATCCTGAGTTAG
- a CDS encoding AI-2E family transporter: MEIKLPGYFKYVIILLGLILLIYILQTFKAIFMPLAFAMLFALLLLPMTRDLEKWRVPRALAILCSLIVVIVVLGLVVWFLSSQLVSLTSELETIGNNFDMLLMRVQEFLYQKFDIPPSNKSDLIRSSIGNLREVGTSLVGSTISTTTGALTTVTIIPIYIFCFLYYRNHLQMFLFQFVPKDRRSSLNHTLSDIQHVVQSYITGLMIVIVIVSLLNSAGLLLLNVKYAIFFGVFASILTIIPYIGILIGAMLPALFTLATTGNLIDALLVIGVFSFVQFLEGNFITPFVVGSKVSINPFAAIIALLIGGEIWGAAGMIISIPMIATLKVIFDAYEPLRPFGFLLADIDDVKPKKPARFNRMFDKIRKKAKKEGEEKL; encoded by the coding sequence ATGGAAATAAAATTACCCGGTTACTTTAAATATGTGATCATATTGCTGGGACTGATCCTGCTCATCTATATACTGCAAACCTTCAAGGCAATTTTTATGCCGCTGGCTTTTGCCATGCTTTTTGCGCTGCTGCTGCTGCCCATGACCCGCGACCTGGAGAAGTGGCGTGTACCAAGAGCACTGGCTATTCTCTGCAGCCTGATTGTCGTTATTGTGGTGCTGGGGCTGGTGGTCTGGTTCCTGTCTTCGCAGCTGGTTAGCCTGACCTCCGAACTCGAAACCATTGGCAATAACTTTGATATGCTGCTGATGCGCGTGCAGGAGTTCCTGTACCAGAAGTTCGACATTCCGCCATCCAACAAAAGCGATCTGATCCGAAGCAGCATCGGCAACTTACGGGAGGTAGGCACCAGCCTGGTAGGCAGCACCATCTCTACCACTACAGGTGCCCTTACCACTGTAACCATTATCCCGATCTATATATTCTGCTTTCTTTATTACCGGAATCACCTGCAGATGTTCCTGTTTCAGTTTGTGCCGAAAGACCGCAGAAGCAGCTTAAACCATACCTTGAGCGATATACAACATGTGGTGCAGAGCTACATTACCGGGCTGATGATCGTAATCGTGATTGTATCGTTGCTTAACTCTGCCGGCTTGCTGCTGCTCAATGTAAAGTATGCCATCTTCTTTGGAGTGTTTGCCTCCATACTAACCATTATACCTTATATAGGTATCCTGATTGGTGCTATGTTACCGGCTCTTTTTACCCTGGCCACCACCGGTAACCTGATAGATGCTCTGCTGGTAATCGGCGTTTTTTCGTTTGTGCAGTTCCTGGAGGGTAATTTCATTACGCCGTTTGTGGTTGGCTCCAAGGTAAGTATAAATCCGTTCGCAGCCATTATCGCATTACTTATCGGGGGCGAGATATGGGGAGCAGCAGGTATGATTATCTCTATTCCGATGATTGCTACGCTGAAAGTGATTTTCGATGCGTATGAACCGCTTCGTCCGTTCGGGTTTCTACTGGCTGATATCGACGATGTTAAACCTAAAAAACCGGCCCGCTTCAACCGGATGTTCGACAAAATCAGGAAAAAAGCCAAAAAGGAAGGCGAGGAAAAACTATAG
- a CDS encoding 1-phosphofructokinase family hexose kinase, with protein sequence MQKIVTITLNPALDKSTHVQRVQHEKKLRCDEPRYEPGGGGINVSRAIKKLGGESCAWFLSGGPSGKRLQELLAAEDVNFWAAEAKNWTRENLMVFEDATGEQFRFGMPGPETYEPEWKQFLDKLENATELPEYVVASGSLPPGVPEDFYLQLAVIAHNKGFKLIVDTSGPALMKAAGEGLYLIKPNLGELAELAGKEHITAMEQEEIAMQVLNEGKCEVLVVSLGPRGAMMATKEGIHYVASPTVKQQSAVGAGDSMVGGMVLSLLQGRSMLDVVRYGVAAGTACTMTPGSELCRKEDTENIFQWLQEHS encoded by the coding sequence ATGCAAAAGATAGTAACCATTACGCTTAATCCGGCTTTAGATAAAAGCACGCACGTACAACGGGTACAGCATGAAAAGAAATTACGGTGTGATGAGCCTCGATACGAACCAGGCGGAGGTGGTATAAATGTTTCCAGAGCCATTAAGAAACTTGGCGGAGAATCCTGTGCCTGGTTTTTATCAGGCGGTCCTTCCGGTAAACGGTTGCAGGAGCTTTTGGCAGCAGAAGACGTAAACTTCTGGGCTGCAGAGGCAAAAAACTGGACGCGGGAAAACCTGATGGTGTTTGAAGACGCGACTGGCGAACAGTTCAGATTTGGAATGCCGGGGCCTGAAACCTATGAACCGGAATGGAAGCAGTTCCTGGATAAACTGGAAAATGCAACCGAGCTTCCTGAATATGTGGTAGCCAGTGGCAGTTTACCTCCGGGCGTACCCGAAGATTTTTACCTGCAGCTGGCTGTTATTGCGCATAACAAAGGCTTTAAACTGATAGTAGATACCTCAGGCCCGGCGCTTATGAAAGCAGCAGGAGAGGGCTTATACCTGATTAAGCCGAACCTGGGGGAACTGGCAGAACTGGCCGGCAAAGAACATATTACGGCTATGGAGCAGGAAGAGATTGCCATGCAGGTGCTCAACGAAGGAAAGTGTGAGGTGCTGGTCGTATCGCTGGGGCCGCGTGGTGCGATGATGGCTACCAAAGAGGGCATTCATTACGTGGCCTCGCCTACGGTAAAGCAGCAAAGTGCCGTTGGTGCGGGAGACAGTATGGTGGGTGGTATGGTGCTGAGCCTGCTACAGGGCCGCAGTATGCTGGATGTGGTGCGTTACGGTGTAGCGGCTGGTACAGCCTGCACCATGACTCCGGGTTCTGAACTATGTCGAAAAGAAGACACTGAAAATATTTTCCAGTGGCTGCAGGAGCATAGCTGA
- the fbaA gene encoding class II fructose-bisphosphate aldolase — protein sequence MSDSKPRFRPGVLFGDEVTELFKYANENNFALPAVNVIGTNSINAVLETAKAVNSPVIIQFSHSGAQFNAGKGLANELQKSAIAGAIAGAHHVHLMAEAYGVPVVLHTDHAAKKLLPWIDGLLDAGEKYFKEHGKPLFSSHMLDLSEEEIHENVETCASYLKRMDKMGMTVEIELGVTGGEEDGVDNSDVDSARLYTQPEEVAYAYEELNKISHHFTIAAAFGNVHGVYKPGNVELRPEILKNSQEFIKEKFGTGHNPVNFVFHGGSGSEKAKITEAIEYGAIKMNIDTDMQWAFWEGIKNYYEANKDYLQGQLGNPKGADEPNKKFYDPRVWLRKGEETFIARLKEAFADLNAINRNA from the coding sequence GTGAGCGATTCTAAACCAAGATTCAGACCTGGTGTGTTATTCGGGGATGAAGTAACAGAACTCTTCAAATATGCCAACGAAAATAACTTTGCTTTACCGGCAGTTAACGTAATCGGCACAAACTCGATCAATGCTGTTTTAGAGACAGCTAAAGCGGTTAACTCACCAGTTATTATTCAGTTTTCGCACAGTGGTGCGCAGTTTAACGCAGGCAAAGGTCTGGCAAACGAACTTCAGAAATCTGCCATCGCCGGTGCTATTGCAGGTGCTCATCATGTGCATTTAATGGCTGAAGCTTACGGTGTTCCTGTTGTATTACATACCGACCACGCGGCAAAAAAACTGCTCCCCTGGATCGACGGCTTGCTTGATGCTGGTGAAAAGTACTTCAAAGAACATGGTAAGCCCCTGTTCAGCTCCCATATGCTGGATCTTTCAGAAGAAGAAATTCATGAAAACGTAGAAACCTGCGCCAGCTACCTGAAGCGTATGGACAAAATGGGCATGACCGTAGAAATTGAGTTGGGTGTAACTGGTGGTGAGGAAGACGGAGTAGACAACTCTGATGTAGACAGTGCACGCCTGTATACGCAACCAGAAGAAGTGGCTTATGCTTATGAAGAGCTGAATAAAATAAGCCACCACTTTACCATCGCTGCTGCTTTCGGTAATGTACACGGTGTTTACAAGCCAGGTAACGTAGAGCTGCGTCCGGAAATCCTGAAAAACTCACAGGAATTCATCAAAGAAAAATTCGGAACAGGTCATAACCCGGTAAACTTCGTATTCCACGGTGGGTCTGGTTCTGAGAAAGCTAAAATCACAGAAGCGATCGAGTACGGTGCCATTAAGATGAACATCGATACCGATATGCAGTGGGCTTTCTGGGAAGGTATCAAGAACTACTATGAAGCTAACAAAGATTACCTGCAAGGCCAGTTAGGTAACCCGAAAGGCGCAGATGAGCCAAATAAAAAATTCTATGATCCGCGTGTATGGCTTCGTAAAGGCGAGGAAACATTTATTGCTCGCTTAAAAGAAGCTTTCGCAGATCTGAATGCCATTAACAGAAACGCTTAA
- a CDS encoding exonuclease domain-containing protein produces MYAIIDIETTGSQPAQDKITEIAIFIHDGHQIVDKYATLINPQRPIPYFITQLTGISDEMVQDAPKFYEVAKEIVEFTEGKVFVAHNVRFDYSFLKKEFADLGFTFQRKTLCTVRLSRSLIPGLPSYSLGKLCKSIDIDLQQRHRAIGDAEATAKLFDKLIKINRPVIDGAQHMAEPSEQLKQEIKTSLLPPAISKEQIDALPLVPGVYYFHNDKGEVIYVGKSINIRKRIIQHFNIDYKSRKSIEFKNQIADITYELMGNELVALLFESAEIKRMKPHYNRQQRRSVFNTGIFMYEDSNGYKRLTYGSINKADNVSMTPIIALSNQFKAKGFLFHKVSKYNLCQKLCNLYKTNGACFDYQVHQCNGACIGQESPEVYNARVDAAIESFTFEHNSFVIIGKGREPGEKSVVVIENGTYLGFGFVDEYFSAAALEDFKGAITRYNDNKDIQQIIRGHMRGKNKDKVIVFD; encoded by the coding sequence TTGTACGCCATCATCGATATTGAAACCACAGGCAGCCAGCCTGCGCAGGACAAGATAACAGAGATAGCCATTTTCATTCATGATGGCCATCAGATAGTTGATAAATACGCTACACTGATCAACCCGCAGCGGCCGATCCCATACTTTATTACCCAGCTTACCGGCATTTCAGATGAAATGGTGCAGGACGCGCCTAAGTTTTACGAAGTGGCCAAAGAGATAGTGGAATTCACAGAGGGTAAAGTATTTGTAGCGCATAATGTTCGCTTCGACTACTCTTTCCTGAAAAAAGAATTTGCCGACCTGGGCTTTACATTTCAGCGAAAGACGCTTTGCACCGTTCGCTTAAGCCGTTCCCTCATTCCCGGACTTCCATCCTATAGCCTGGGCAAACTTTGCAAAAGCATTGACATTGATCTGCAGCAGCGGCACCGGGCTATTGGCGACGCTGAGGCCACTGCAAAGCTCTTTGATAAACTTATCAAGATTAACAGGCCTGTTATTGATGGTGCGCAGCATATGGCAGAGCCTTCGGAACAGCTGAAGCAGGAAATCAAAACTTCTCTTCTGCCGCCTGCTATTTCTAAAGAACAAATTGATGCTTTGCCGCTTGTGCCCGGTGTTTATTATTTCCACAACGATAAAGGCGAGGTAATTTATGTGGGAAAGAGCATCAACATTCGAAAAAGAATTATTCAGCACTTCAACATCGACTACAAGAGCCGGAAGTCTATTGAGTTTAAAAATCAGATTGCTGATATAACCTATGAACTGATGGGCAACGAACTGGTAGCTTTATTGTTCGAGTCGGCTGAAATAAAGCGCATGAAGCCGCATTATAACCGCCAGCAGCGGCGCAGCGTGTTTAACACCGGCATTTTTATGTACGAAGACAGCAACGGGTATAAGCGCCTGACCTATGGCAGCATTAACAAGGCTGATAATGTGAGCATGACGCCTATCATTGCTTTATCAAACCAGTTTAAAGCAAAAGGCTTTCTGTTTCACAAGGTGTCTAAGTACAACCTTTGCCAGAAACTCTGCAATCTTTACAAAACCAATGGCGCCTGTTTCGATTACCAGGTACACCAATGCAACGGTGCCTGTATAGGCCAGGAAAGTCCGGAAGTATACAACGCGCGCGTGGATGCGGCCATAGAATCTTTCACCTTTGAACACAACAGCTTTGTGATTATCGGTAAAGGCCGTGAACCCGGCGAAAAATCGGTGGTCGTGATTGAAAACGGCACCTACCTTGGCTTTGGTTTTGTGGATGAGTATTTCTCTGCGGCTGCACTGGAAGACTTTAAAGGTGCTATTACCAGGTATAACGACAACAAAGACATACAGCAGATTATCCGCGGGCATATGCGCGGCAAAAATAAAGACAAGGTAATTGTGTTCGATTGA
- the otsB gene encoding trehalose-phosphatase, with protein MKETDNTAIVKRDASELPSAFKKRDEILQKLQGKQLAVFLDYDGCLSPIVNDPDKAVLSAEMKEVLQNLAAVCKVAVVSGRDRQNVQNLVQLENLYYAGSHGFDITGPAGMQAEPGGASEALIALDKAQVELNELLQHVQGAQVERKRYAIAVHYRNVAEEQVEQVKRVVDKVLHGHDALKKGLGKKVIELKPNLNWHKGKAVLWLMNELGLQVQQVVPLYIGDDITDEDAFATLQGVGIGVLVGEHDEQTAADYSLESVDEVREFLSNLTHIIQHN; from the coding sequence ATGAAAGAAACAGATAACACAGCCATTGTGAAACGAGATGCAAGTGAATTGCCTTCGGCTTTTAAAAAGCGGGACGAAATCCTGCAAAAGCTGCAGGGAAAGCAATTAGCTGTTTTCTTAGATTATGATGGCTGTTTAAGTCCTATCGTAAATGATCCGGATAAAGCGGTTCTTTCTGCCGAAATGAAGGAGGTGCTACAGAACCTGGCTGCTGTTTGTAAAGTTGCCGTGGTAAGCGGCCGTGATCGGCAGAACGTGCAGAACCTGGTACAACTGGAGAATTTATACTATGCGGGTTCGCATGGTTTCGATATAACAGGCCCGGCAGGTATGCAGGCAGAACCCGGAGGTGCCAGTGAGGCGCTGATTGCGCTTGACAAAGCACAAGTGGAGTTAAACGAACTGCTGCAGCACGTGCAGGGGGCGCAGGTAGAACGCAAACGCTATGCTATTGCGGTTCACTATAGAAATGTGGCAGAAGAACAGGTGGAGCAGGTAAAGCGGGTGGTAGATAAAGTGCTTCACGGGCACGATGCTCTTAAAAAAGGCTTAGGGAAAAAGGTAATAGAACTGAAGCCTAACCTGAACTGGCACAAAGGAAAAGCTGTGTTGTGGCTGATGAACGAGTTAGGGCTGCAAGTGCAACAGGTGGTTCCGCTTTATATCGGGGATGATATTACAGATGAAGATGCCTTTGCCACACTGCAGGGAGTGGGCATTGGGGTGCTGGTAGGTGAGCACGATGAGCAGACAGCTGCCGATTATAGCCTGGAGAGTGTAGACGAGGTCAGGGAATTTTTAAGTAATCTTACGCACATTATTCAACACAACTAG